Within Pecten maximus chromosome 15, xPecMax1.1, whole genome shotgun sequence, the genomic segment tataaaatgcCATCCGCTCAGAAAGGATTGTCACGCTGATATTTGTATTGGTTGATTTCATCATCCGGTGATTCAAATTAAGGTGCAGAAAACTCAAATACACACGATGCaacaacagtaaatataccCTTAGTCAATAAACAAGCAATCTTAATTTTCACTTAAGGCAAGAATATGCATGTCGCTTCGTCGGAAGTGATCATCTCCATAGCCACATAGCATGTGCTATTATTACATGAGGACACTCTGGATTATAATTTCGTATTTAAGATTGTTACTCGCTAAATCCGTCTTCTGTGTAGCGTACGAAACGACAGTTACTTAGGCGGGtctgtattttgttttccaTGATGGATCGTTATCAATACTACTATGGGCTGTGTCCTTTCTACAATTCGCAGACAGCTGTTCGGTCTCATTCATTAACTCTTGAGCGAAATCTCGctttgatatatatgttgtagGTACAAGATTATCTCTTAAACTTAGGGTgaatttatgaatatataattGTTTAAGCAATATCATTATGAAACGCACATTGGCAATTATATTGGAATAACTCATTCTTAATCTTGTTGTATAACTTTAATACTATTTTCTTATGGTGCATCAATTAGCACTGAGTCACGTGTGACGTTTGCTTTCGGATACGATATCATTGTGCTTGGAAATGATTCGCTGACAATGAAGAATGACATTGTAGTAGCACACCAAGAAACATATGTCACCAACCACTTAAGAAGACTTAATTTGGTCAAATACTTTGCAACCCTGTAACATATGTTTCGTGTGAATTTGACAGAGGAGAGAAAACATATTCTAATAATGAAGACGGTTATCCTTTTTACTTTGTGGAGATTTATATGGTTCAAACACCCGGTTCGGTGTCCTCACAGATATTGTCTTCATGCGAGAGGACAATGCTTTGTTGGATTCATTTTGTAAACAGATGTTCTCCTGTAAATGTAATGATAACGAAATGAATGGTTAAGCACTTAGTCACCTTGTGCTATATGTGTCAGGTTTAGttaaataaatttacatttgtatggcaAATCCACAATAAAACTGACTGGATATGGCatttaaaagacaaaaaattACATCTAAATCATAAGATCATTCCACGGTAATAAAAATAACGAGGAAACACTTACATGTTGTTAAATCCATTGCTATTACCTGTGCACTATCTTGTTTAACAATCAACAGACTGCTCCAATTGCTGGGCTTATAGTGTCTCATCTGTCGCAAAGCGAGTATTATGAATTGTTATTCTTTATTGAAACTAGGTTTTTTCCTACATCAGAATCTGTAATCTTACACACGCAAGGAATGCTGATGAAACCATTTTCAAGACTTTCTTCGCcacttatttttttcataattattatTCTAACGTAAGTATACATTGTGATATGGTTTATGTAACAAACTTTTGAGgacatcaaaatgtcatttatgaaGTAAACTTTACACAATCAAATGTAATGTTAGTTAAtaagtaaaatgtatgttagatcgtcaggtagatatttttcAGGAGTATCCCATCAGAGTCAGAATTTATAAGAGATTAAATTTCAGAAGGCGGAGTgatgtcattttcaattatatagaatatagtTAACAATTGCCTTGTCATAATATCTCAAACGTTTTTGTTCTATTCGCAGTAAATAATTTCCATTCAAAATATTTCACGAATACAAATATTTGACGATATCCCAGTGTTCTTACTCAAATTAGGAATGGATtggtcatattttcattttgataaataaaacatgatggCATTTATTGATCTGTTATGACAGGTAATTCATACAAACGAATTGTATAgcaaacacaaaataaaacagcacaaaataattatattgatttacatAGAGATCCTTGGGTACAAGAACAAATGAACCAGGTGTTCCGAAAGATAAAGTTTATTCTGCCAGGCCATTCTAGATATATCCACGCAATGACACATCCTCTAAATGAGAATCGAGAAGgaggattggtttggttttttgttttttttttgtttaacgtcctattaacagctaaggtcatttaaggacggtctcccgtgcgtgcaacatacatgcgtgtggtgagtgcgtatgtgtgtttttggaggctgcggtatgttcgtgttaactctccttgtgataggccggaacttttgccgatttatggtgctacctcactgaagcatactgccgaagacacccagcagcacaccccacccggtcacattatactgacaacgggcaaaccagtcgtcccactccaaatatgttgggcgctaagcaagagtagcaactaccattttaaagactctggtatgtgtCGGCTAGGGGACTGAACCCACAGTCTTGCTCACaacggcgaacgctcaactaaaggccaaaagtgagtcgttgtcaagggagacattaagaagaagaaagttgttaagaaagaagagaaaagataagatcccaaatgtagtcgcctcttatgatcatgcaatgggggcagcaggtacaattcctacgccctacctgcagggcagcgaGCAGGGGGACCATTTGCCGATATCAAGATGATAATAAACGGTCCAACAAATTCCTGATATCTTATCGATAAAAAAGTGACAATTTTACGTCATCAGTCGACTATGACGTTAACATTATAGAAGTCGATGAGAACATCCTCATACGTATCCGACAAAGagatttacatatgtacatggcaaaggtatatattatatatcggagaacataatattaatatacaaCAACATATAGGCTGGGACAGTTTACCGAGTGCAGATTTAATATACTGTTAACAAGAAGTGGTTTACACTAGTCACCATATGGTTCTATGTGACGCGGAGGGATTAGACAAACAattgatataacatattgtacatggtGTATTGGGCTAATGTATCTACGTCCTATTGATTTCTACACTGAATGGTTTCACTGAGGTCAATTTATGTCTCGCTGTCACATTCCCTGCTACCGTATAGGATATGTCATAGATATACATTGTTTTGTAAGAGTCATGTCGCGCGGCTTAATTAACCTTAATTCCTAATTGACGGCAAAATTAATTGCTCATGACGACAAGAAATTAAGGTGTTTCCataaataagaaaaacaaagaGGTTGATGaagagtttttattttttagaaatTATCAAGCAGCTCGCTCTTTCAGCCAATCAGGATCATCAATACAAAGTGCCACGTTGTTTCTAACTTGatcaacaaaaataattacGGAGAAATAAACAAAGCGGACATCACAATATTGCGTATACTGTCTAACCATTTCAAGCTAGACCTATCATCATTTCCGAAAGGTGATATTAAAACATaataccaaaacaaacaaaaaacaaaacaaaaatcagtCAGAAAAGagattttcaaattttattatcatttgatGCAGAAAAAGTAATCGGTCAGTCAATCGGTTGTTCGTATTTCGAGTCACCACGCTAGAGACCCGTCACCGACATCTTCAGTCACCATCGGAAGGCAATGCCGGATTACCGAATCCGCTCCCATTGCCTGCTGAAAAAATAGCGGGATTATTAAAATACGAAATAATATAAACAACCGAATCTGGCCTACTTATGTAGTTTAAAGTAGATATAAAAGGTATTATGAAGAAGTGCATTAAGTTTTTTTCCCAATATTAGAAGTTAATTGAATATTACTGGAAACTCGCCTATTTTGGCTAGAAAGGTTTGCTTACACCACAttagcaaaataaataatatttcgGTGAGTAATTGAATATCTcatttatttaacaaataaacatttaagatCTGCCCTTAGTATCAGATTCCATAATGTTGTTTCAGTTTGAATGCTACATAgtttaaataatgtatataaactacatcacatacatcaaattaaatcatatatgaGATGAAGAAAGGATGTGTAAAGATTGCTTTACTAACTTCTTTTGACACGATGGTTCCCTACACTGTCGTCATTGCCCCCAATGATTCCGCTATCATGGTCAATGATACCTGTACATTAAATAAGTAAATTAGATTTTAATCTCaaaatataaactgtaattGTCATTTATTAATTAACAACAGAAAACATAATATATGCAAATACACAAACATAGGCTGGTATTTCAATTCTAACATGCCAGTACAAGTTCTAAAACGCAGTAATCGTTGGACATAATTATTGAAGTCAATCATGAGATGAGAGAGGAGGACTCGCAGCATTTGACTACATTCTCTTCTCTCAGCTTTTAATTGATCTTCATTGAAATACATATGAAATGTCGAGTTTGCGTTAGaattttattaaattgattGGGCCTTCCGAAGGATCGGATAAAGTTTCCTTCACACGATGTATTCTAACATGAAGACAATTTATGTTTCACCAATTATCAAAAATGCTGCACCACGGTATTATAACTCATTGGACAAAGAAGATACAATGTAGGAGAGGACACATGTTAACCTTACTACGTGACATTGGTTTTCCTGTCTACTCAATTCTTACATTTTTATGTCAGTAAACCCTGGACATCTTCTAGCTGTTCTGAAGACAGACCTCACCACTCACAGTTTGTGAAAGTTATCTATCAGGTCACCATATTGTAAACGAATTGCAAAAGTTTCTAGTTACATAAATGTAGTAACTACATTCAACAAACaattgataaacaaaatatgtataaagCTGCTGATAAAACGCGTCCTATGAATTAGAGAGCACTATTAGACTGGTAAAACGTTTTCTCTGACTTTTAAGAATtcagtttatttcattttttttttaaatatgcatATTTATAACCGGTAATTTGCGTTTAGTATTTTTCACATGACAAATTGGAGATGTAAATGTTTCTTACCTTCGTTACATCCAACACAGGCTAAGTTGGCGCTAGATAAAAGTCCAAACACCAGAAATATTGTAATGAGATAGACAGACTTCATTTTGAAGATTGTTTTCCTCTTACGCGACCTTTAACGTGTAATTTCTCTGTGAAGATTGAAAATTCACTCCCTTTATATATGACCAGGTCAAATTTACACATACcagaaattaattaaatcttCAGGGTCCACTACAGAATCGTTCAGGAACACAAAATGAATATTGTTCCATTCGAGCCAAGATGTTAACAGTTAATCACTAGATAGATTGATAAGTAAACATGCCTGGTAGACATTGTTGTTTGAATCAGATCCGGTACAAAAGAGTCAGCGTGGAAGGATTATGTTAATTCAATCTAATGTACCGCTATTCAGGGAAGCTGATGTCAAATTGTATGGTATATCCAGCAGATGGTCAAGACGGATGTTGTTTGTTTGCTAACGAAGAGCCAACTTCATAGTATCTTAATGTATCAGGAATCTCTATCTATCTATCTCTCCTTTTCTGTgtttctgtctctctctctgtggttctgtctgtctgtctccctctctctctctctctatctctccCTTTCTGTGTTTCTGTCTGTCTATCTCTGTCTCTCTCACTCtgtttctgtctgtctgtctctctctctctgtctgtctgtctgtctctctctctgtctatctctctctgtctctctctctctctctctctctctctctctctctctctctctctctctctctctctctctctctctctctctgttttGGTGAAACTTGGTGCACTCCCTTCATTAAAttagtatttacaattaatgaACAAACGAAATAAACATCAATCAGCTTAAATATGATACTTTTTAATAAGCTTTAAGCTGACAGCAAACTTATCACTCGATAAGGCAAACAATGCACATTTTATAGAAACAacatgaaatacaaatgtaacatgAACATAACGTCACGTGGCCATGGAAGAATGTCATGTGACTGCGGCAGTGATATGACGTGAAAAAGCACTGTTACCTGACTAACGTCAATGACACAATGGAAACAAAATCACGTGACAATAAGGAAACTGTTATTTCTATTAACATTCCACACATGCCATGAATAACATTTAACAATTTAAcgcttggtagattgtatttattggcaagatcaatgcaatctgggtgacagataaatagaatgacgcCCGTTAATAAATGCAACGTTATTAATAATTGGTAGCGTTGTTTTTATGGCCTTTTACCGGCGCCTGCGCACCACTTCGCTCTGACACAAATTAAAACCATTAATAGGATAGCTAATCGCATTAATCATAGTTTTCCAAATCATTGGTTATTACAAAGATCATGCTTGTACTAAGTTCTCGAGCACTATACGAAAATCACAGTGCACATGAAAATGCCGCGTTACAGTAATACTTTAAGTATGGATATTCTGGGTTTTTTATGATTCTTGACGCACATAAAAGATGTCTACGTGAATAGGCTTAAGaaacatttaaatgattttggTGTTTATCTTAGACAACTAAATTGATAATTAACTTATTCATTGTGAGAAATCCGTTACGCTTACATCGCCAGTCAGATCGtttgtttgttacatgtacattttgtatataatgaaataaattataaaatctataaataaataatcaattatAAAAACAACATCCATCATGGTACTAAAATGTGTTTCTTATTTGTTTGTATGACGCCTCTTTGTTGTAAATGTCTAATTTTAACTATCATTAAACACAttcacacatgtacatatacccTGTATCTGTTACTTCAAATACCATCTATTCTCCTTgaatctatctatctatctatctatctatctatctatctatctatctatctatcaatttatctatctatctatctatctatctatctatctatctatctatctatctatctatctatctatctatctatctatctatctatctatctatctatctatctatctatctatctatctacaTCCGTTAATTCCCTGTCAAAGTCCATTTACATCACATCACAATGAttcagtatgatatatatatatatatagtacttcATTCATTTTTATCATCTGCCATATTTATCGGCCTATAATCCCGACAAATTACGCCTAACATcacaatattcatataaaataaaaaaaaaattgtgtttaaaTCATATCCTATTGCATATGACGTAAATTCAAGTTATTAGTCAGCTCTTAAATATAAATTGACGATTTATGTTTTCATTTCGGATTTCAAATACGATGTACAGTATACTCGAAAGGTGACACTATTTCTTATTCAGTCCAAAATGGTGACAGAACTCTTATTCCATGACTGTTATGTCTTCTTGAAATCCGGAAAACAATTCCCGAAATTTAAATGACAATGGTACCTATAGTTGCAAGATATCACTTTTTTTGGTCCGATCAAGTAAAATGTTGAATACAGATAATAGCGACACTCATAATTGGATGTTCCATTAAAGCTCATCTTTCCTTGAGAAAATGTTTCTCAAACCAGGAATCTTGCCCAGTTCTTTCTCACTTAGGAGACCATCGCGATCTTTGTCACCTGCCTGGAAGGCCATTTGGACAATTTGCCGTACCATGAACTCGTCTTCAGGGATCGGGAACTCTTTCGTCTTTGATGCAGCTTTCAGCTGGTCCTCAAACTATAAAAgagaaataatatattaatatcattatgtaataGCATTAGTCATTTCCTTCGTCTAATGCAGCATTTGAAGAAATCTCAGGCTTCAATGTTAAAAGACATGCAATTGTACATGACTAACCTTATTTCATACATTGCtcgttatagaaatatatatgattacatgtaaattaatgTGATTCAAACGTAGGAGATATTACTTCTGGCACTCACCTCGTTTGTATCAATGAAACCGTCCATATCCAAATCCAATCTCGAGAAGGCGTCGGACAGATGTATCCCACCCTGGATGTCATACAACTCCACCTCGAATATTACTGTCGCCTTTCCGGGTACACCACCTGAAATAGGTCATTTCCGATTTTAGTTTCAtaacaaatcaattttaaacTTAATACTGTAGCAACTTAATTGATTCAAGTAATAAAAACAGATGAAAGTATGTAACTTCTACTGTTTGGTAGATTTTCATGTTAAATAACTGCTTTTCTTTCTACTGATGACACATATGGTACGTTATCTAACAAATATAAGAGAACCAAGAAATGTGTATACAAGAAGCAGAGGCGGATGAATCGAAGAACTTGTGAATCAAATTCAAACATGATATTTATTGtgcatgtacatttatttttatttattttcttgattTTCGATCGatattgttaatgtttatataactgttCATCGACCTCATCAAAACGAtataaaggtacatgtacaatatgaaTGAATCCTAGATATAGACctcctttatatatacatggttgTAATACATAATAAGTAggttgtaatatataacatagtaacgcaattgacgaaggaaaacaactgtatgactcgtgccctcaccaggcctcgaactcacgatcatCGGCACCCAAttgcctagccagaaatacccgcagcctataccactacgccacatcggcgttcttagaAAAATTATACATGGTTGtaatatgtaaacaatacttATTATTATCTATTCATAATGGTAGAATACTAaaacagaaaaatgaaatattttgatagataaTCTTACCGCGTCCCTGTGATCCGTAGGCGAACCTTGGCGGGATGGTGAGTTTTCGCTTCTCTCCGACACACATGTCTATGAGACCGATGTCCCATCCCTTGAGCACCGTCTTACTGCCGAGCTGGACCATTATCGGATCGGCACCACTTTCACGACTGTGAAAACATCATTAGTTGAGAATGAGTGAATTGTGCATCTGGTACACATATATTTTGTTAGGTTATTTATGAACGAATTGGTcgttcagtatatataacggCAATGTACATTGCATGTTTAATGAACTTCGTGGTTAGATTTCCATAATGAATGAAGTGGTATAATTTCGTAAATAATCtaatttcactatttttaaGTATACCAATGTTTACCCGAAATCAAATATTATGAGGAAAACTAAAATATAATCATTACCCACCTGTAACAATCATCACAATAATtaaccaaaaataaattttcattgaTACTGTAAAATGTAGatcgatttgacctatattttctGCTTCACTGATTCTGAAAATATTTTGCGTTAAGCGGGAGAATACGCATATTATTCTAACATATGTCTCTGCTATTTTAAAAATGCTTTCTGTAATCGAGACGCTTCAATTtcttaaaatacaatgtaaGATTTTAATTCTTTACCTCGAATCAAATTTGGTGCCGTCTTGTAAGTATCCGTCAAAATGGACTTTCAAGACATCCTTTGCTTTAGATTTCCGGGAACATCCAGCCTCAGACGGACCGACAATCACCTCAATTTCCACTTGCGGTAGATCACCCTTTTTATCGACTCCATCTTCTCCTGCTAAAGTAACTGCTATAACAACTACAAGTATTAAAGCTTTCAGAATTTTTTTAGGTCCCATAGCTACGTTTGAGTGGTCTGAGTGTCAAAATGAAACTGACCCCTACACCGATGTCCAGTCCGATATTGTTGACCGGTCATATTTGTCAAAATCAAGCGTTTCACTTCATTGACTTTCAGGTACACGTGGATCGCCTCTGTCAATCATGTCTGTTAGTACACCCCGGCCCGTGTTAGATGATCCGGGCCCCCGGGCAGACATACTAGGATCAGGACGTCCCGGTATATACATAGACCAATGCACTAGAGTCACACTTCCGTGTGTCTACGCCCTAAGGGGTATActtttaaattctttttaataaaattataaacatttgcTTCATAG encodes:
- the LOC117344138 gene encoding FK506-binding protein 2-like, producing the protein MGPKKILKALILVVVIAVTLAGEDGVDKKGDLPQVEIEVIVGPSEAGCSRKSKAKDVLKVHFDGYLQDGTKFDSSRESGADPIMVQLGSKTVLKGWDIGLIDMCVGEKRKLTIPPRFAYGSQGRGGVPGKATVIFEVELYDIQGGIHLSDAFSRLDLDMDGFIDTNEFEDQLKAASKTKEFPIPEDEFMVRQIVQMAFQAGDKDRDGLLSEKELGKIPGLRNIFSRKDEL